CTGGTTGAAGTATTCAATGAACCGCCGTAATTTCTCGATCAGATCCTGTTTGGAAGTGAAGCTGCCCCGACGCAGTGCGCGGCGTTTGATGATGCCGAACACGATTTCGATCTGGTTCAACCAGGAACTGTGGTTGGGCAGATACACAAAACGAATACGATGTGCCGGGGCGGTCAGAAACTCACGCCGACTGGTCATCGTTTTCAGCACACCTTCGCGTTTGACCTTTCCCAGGGTGTCAGGATCGATACCCAACTGTTCTGCCACCAGCTT
This sequence is a window from Gimesia chilikensis. Protein-coding genes within it:
- a CDS encoding transposase, with product KLVAEQLGIDPDTLGKVKREGVLKTMTSRREFLTAPAHRIRFVYLPNHSSWLNQIEIVFGIIKRRALRRGSFTSKQDLIEKLRRFIEYFNQHLARPMRWAYTGHRTQKRQQIERPRTWRELRKTRKQWQQFALVGNYL